The Chaetodon auriga isolate fChaAug3 chromosome 3, fChaAug3.hap1, whole genome shotgun sequence genome has a window encoding:
- the shroom2a gene encoding protein Shroom2 isoform X4 encodes MDTEGYKNDPHYTGAESLWHVVQKSGDLEPRSRDGEGWKLVDVFLSGGAPWGFTLRGGLEHREPLLITKVEEGSKAAAVSLQVGDELVNINEIPLSGYRQEAICLVKGSHKTLSLVVKRRNEPISRPHSWHSTKFNESQSETAKTQSPPTPVWHTRYDASSSSTDLSSGWEQTNLRRVSDQFSSLGSMDSLEHVSHQYPAGQLSPAKSNNSMEHLGGGKRDSAYSSFSTSSGTPDYTLSKSNAASTENMLYKFSQWDAGGKPNNGRNSQSMTEGVKQDDRVTYFQIPEASTGCEGPQTEDLAGSRHSTSSRTSCGPVWHVPEKKKTTSPSPPPPPPPARSDSFAATKVHERGLVVAHPEGPESRVSCKVPLLPASTENWRSHNLSPKNDSDSFYPSSDKSNHNQFNSNKQFSLSSSDVRQGQPYHQRHHSDKSTSYSQPWATSVPKPQNVGGYYCSMQELPTNGSVQHFGQNQRRNLSTSQSTTTTDQNTDSSGHSRYYCVTTCQPMQPNPQPLSGKSEDRKSVTGVDLAQTRNEQNSLSPQIVTKVKYNMPQQQQHSTHIKDSNGYSKHQVSTVLETSVPKSSSDDRGSQRGHNTHNAEAQFMSYPSSRQSEQRRSLPLQHRELPQDIKHHSQVSNKISPQATPMLHSLSMDAAGQEARGSNSEESLESKQARRSDRFATTLRNEIQMRKAKLQKSKSAATLPGTEGETEDGQDIWKPTENTTPTSADGSFTNTYKVNLKEAQARVLKATSFRRKDLEPVLLEHPAAEALPNYPSSVLTRKDVTPLPTVSESGMSKPGPAGGQVTRIGGRKRFPAEKKVRSFSEPDKIHEVGVKEDLPQNENASSSLDQQTLFKESGKATVPSHSPPESYTENPTETKTRGFATTSETEDAKKGIRNREYPEEVQGGPYSAHKLSILGQQRLGTFAEYEAKWNIQKKNPETRVSGRYRSADNILDPGPEERTKTTCFHERSRSSPSADIYGQKIQAPARKSETEYSQTESEPVEQLNVAPAFSDRGPGDCKVREKPVEFEHYSVPPPPPMTATNPDSRHRAAPATMNHRPTSVSHSLRESALPQPEDHSHTEPPSGPRRKPSALEKPPPPRCPEVNSHESFTGSQSEIFTHCSPNTDPNSAFVPTHSAKESEQGKGLVDKGQGAVHHLSTSNPQPASSPPASSHRPSRLATMEGQRSPSPQFSPQRLSDKPPASLQDEDSHRMDQVIENQTSAVKKVPIRIVHSEGVTEKENCPFLQHSDSPAVEPEGPGVTRLGTLGAAGQDSVFCAFTRQREPDGTPVAQIDPKPQRDPYMSTVRDPTEPTDEPGSNRATVTTGLSEDQKREELARDIMGKDKSLADILDQSKMKTTMDLMEGIFPQGEQLLGGAHQRRKVSPKQTVTRPAEEREKEDSMAAAVTMVTTSTYYSTSAPKAELLIKMKDMQEQEPEEEDSEDELDIDLANKKQELIDSLSKKLQVLREARESLQEDVLDNNALGDEVEARVQQVCKPNELDKFRMFVGDLDKVVSLLLSLSGRLARVENALNSLEEDASADERRTLVEKRKLLIRQHEDAKELKENLDRRERVVYEILGNYLQEDSLTDYEHFVKMKSALIIEQRKLEDKIKLGEEQLKCLMDSLPIEQRLAF; translated from the exons ATGGACACTGAGGGATATAAAAATGACCCACACTATACTGGGGCAGAGAGCCTTTGGCATGTGGTGCAGAAATCCGGAGATCTGGAGCCAAGGAGCAGGGATGGTGAGGGCTGGAAGCTGGTGGATGTATTTCTTTCAGGAGGAGCACCGTGGGGATTCACTCTGAGAGGAGGACTGGAGCATCGAGAACCTCTGCTCATAACCAAG GTTGAGGAAGGCAGCAAGGCAGCAGCTGTGAGTCTCCAGGTGGGAGACGAGCTTGTCAACATCAACGAGATTCCCCTGAGTGGCTACAGACAGGAGGCGATCTGCCTCGTGAAAGGCTCCCACAAGACCCTCAGTCTGGTGGTGAAAAG GCGGAATGAACCCATAAGCAGGCCTCACTCCTGGCACTCCACCAAGTTCAACGAAAGCCAATCAGAGACTGCCAAAACACAGTCTCCACCCACGCCAGTCTGGCACACCAGATATGATGCAAG CTCATCCTCGACTGATCTGTCCTCCGGCTGGGAGCAGACAAACCTGCGCAGAGTGTCCGACCAGTTCAGCTCTCTGGGCAGTATGGACAGTCTAGAACATGTCTCACACCAATATCCTGCTGGTCAGCTGTCACCTGCCAAGTCCAACAACAGCATGGAGCACCTTGGAGGAGGCAAACGAGACTCAGCCTACAGCTCCTTCTCCACTAGCTCTGGGACACCAGACTATACCCTCTCAAAGAGCAATGCTGCCTCGACAGAGAACATGCTCTACAAGTTCAGTCAGTGGGATGCAGGAGGAAAGCCAAACAATGGCAGAAACAGCCAGAGCATGACTGAGGGAGTCAAACAGGATGATAGGGTGACGTACTTTCAGATCCCAGAAGCTAGCACAGGCTGTGAGGGTCCGCAGACTGAGGACTTGGCTGGGTCCCGTCATTCCACTTCAAGTAGAACCAGCTGTGGACCTGTTTGGCATGTccctgaaaaaaagaagaccacttccccctctcctccccctccccctccacctgcaCGCAGTGACAGTTTTGCTGCAACTAAGGTACATGAAAGGGGTCTCGTTGTAGCTCACCCCGAAGGACCTGAATCGCGTGTCTCCTGCAAGGTTCCACTGCTTCCTGCTTCCACTGAAAATTGGCGCAGCCACAACCTTTCCCCgaaaaatgacagtgacagtttttACCCTTCATCTGATAAATCGAATCATAATCAGTTCAACTCAAACAAGCAGTTCTCATTGTCCAGTAGTGATGTTCGGCAAGGTCAGCCGTACCATCAGCGACACCATAGTGACAAAAGCACTTCTTATTCTCAGCCCTGGGCTACATCTGTACCAAAGCCACAGAACGTAGGTGGCTACTATTGTAGCATGCAGGAACTGCCTACTAACGGTTCTGTGCAACACTTTGGTCAGAACCAGAGAAGGAATTTAAGCACCTCCCAGTCTACAACAACCACCgaccaaaacactgacagcagtggaCATAGTCGATACTACTGTGTCACAACATGCCAGCCCATGCAGCCTAACCCCCAGCCCTTGTCAGGAAAatcagaggacaggaagagtGTCACAGGCGTCGACCTGGCACAGACCCGAAATGAGCAGAACTCTCTTAGCCCACAGATTGTCACCAAGGTGAAGTATAATATGCcccaacagcagcaacactccACGCACATTAAAGACAGTAATGGATACAGCAAGCACCAAGTTAGTACTGTACTCGAAACCTCTGTACCTAAATCCAGCTCTGATGATCGTGGAAGCCAGAGaggacacaacacacacaatgcagaaGCTCAGTTCATGAGTTATCCCTCTAGCAGACAGTCCGAGCAGAGGCGGTCTCTGCCTCTACAACACAGAGAATTACCCCAGGACATCAAACATCACAGCCAAGTGAGCAACAAGATCTCCCCCCAGGCCACCCCAATGCTTCACTCATTATCTATGGATGCTGCAGGCCAAGAGGCAAGAGGCTCAAACTCTGAGGAGTCCCTTGAAAGCAAGCAGGCGAGGCGCAGTGACCGTTTTGCCACCACATTAAGGAATGAAATCCAAATGAGAAAGGCCAAGCTGCAGAAAAGTAAGAGTGCTGCTACCCTTCCTGGTactgagggagagacagaggatggTCAGGATATCTGGAAGCCCACTGAAAACACCACGCCGACCTCTGCTGATGGCTCCTTCACCAACACCTACAAGGTTAATCTGAAGGAAGCACAAGCAAGGGTGCTTAAGGCTACGTCTTTCAGGAGAAAAGACCTGGAGCCGGTTTTACTAGAACACCCTGCAGCTGAGGCCTTACCTAACTACCCGTCCTCAGTACTGACCCGTAAAGATGTCACCCCTCTGCCAACTGTCTCGGAGTCTGGAATGAGTAAACCAGGGCCTGCCGGTGGGCAGGTAACTCGCATTGGTGGTCGAAAGCGCTTTCCTGCGGAAAAGAAGGTAAGGTCTTTCTCTGAACCAGACAAAATCCATGAAGTTGGGGTGAAGGAAGATCTCCCTCAGAATGAAAATGCAAGCTCCTCACTAGACCAACAGACGCTGTTTAAGGAAAGTGGGAAAGCAACTGTCCCCAGTCACAGTCCTCCTGAGAGCTATACCGAGAACCCCACAGAGACCAAGACCAGAGGTTTTGCAACAACCAGTGAAACGGAGGACGCAAAGAAAGGCATCAGGAACAGAGAATACCCTGAAGAGGTCCAGGGAGGTCCTTACTCTGCACACAAGCTGTCCATCCTAGGCCAACAAAGACTGGGAACCTTTGCTGAGTATGAGGCAAAGTGgaatatacagaaaaaaaacccagaaacgAGAGTCTCCGGGCGGTACCGCTCAGCTGACAACATCCTGGATCCGGGACCAGAGGAGAGAACTAAAACCACCTGTTTCCACGAGAGATCCAGATCATCCCCTTCAGCAGACATCTatggacag AAGATTCAAGCTCCTGCAAGAAAGTCTGAGACAGAATATTCCCAGACGGAGAGTGAACCTGTTGAACAGCTCAACGTTGCACCAGC GTTCTCTGACAGAGGGCCTGGTGACTGTAAAGTGAGAGAAAAGCCTGTGGAGTTTGAACATTACTCAGTGCCACCCCCTCCGCCCATGACAGCAACCAACcctgacagcagacacagagctgccCCTGCCACCATGAACCACAGACCCACATCTGTCTCTCACAGCCTCAGAGAGTCTGCCCTCCCTCAGCCCGAGGACCACAGCCACACCGAGCCTCCGTCTGGGCCCAGGAGGAAGCCCTCTGCGCTGGAGAAGCCTCCCCCACCCAGATGCCCAGAGGTCAACTCCCACGAGTCCTTCACGGGTTCCCAGAGCGAAATCTTCACCCACTGCTCTCCTAACACTGACCCTAACTCCGCCTTTGTCCCCACCCACTCTGCAAAGGAATCTGAGCAGGGCAAAGGACTTGTGGACAAAGGACAAGGGGCAGTACATCATCTGTCAACATCCAATCCTCAGCCTGCCTCCTCTCCcccggcttcctcccacagaccttCAAGGCTGGCCACTATGGAGGGACAGCGCTCGCCATCGCCACAGTTTTCCCCACAGAGACTCAGTGACAAGCCGCCGGCCTCTCTACAGGATGAAGACTCACACAG GATGGATCAAGTGATAGAAAACCAAACTTCTGCAGTGAAGAAAGTGCCCATCAGGATTGTCCACTCAGAGGGAGTCACGGAGAAGGAGAATTGTCCGTTTTTGCAGCACAGCGACTCCCCTGCTGTTGAGCCCGAGGGTCCCGGCGTAACCAGGCTCGGCACTCTGGGAGCTGCAGGGCAGGACTCGGTCTTCTGTGCCTTTACTCGCCAGAGGGAGCCCGACGGTACGCCGGTCGCTCAGATAGACCCAAAGCCCCAGAGAGACCCCTACATGAGCACTGTTAGAGATCCCACAGAGCCCACAGATGAGCCCGGCAGCAACAGGGCGACGGTAACCACAGGACTGTCTGAGGatcagaagagagaggagctggcCAGGGACATCATGGGGAAGGACAAATCGCTAGCTGATATTCTGGACCAGAGCAAGATGAAGACCACCATGGACTTGATGGAGGGTATCTTCCCTCAGGGGGAGCAGCTGCTGGGAGGAGCTCACCAGCGCAGGAAGGTGTCCCCGAAACAGACAGTGACCCGGCCCGCTGAGGAAAG ggaaaaggaggacagTATGGCGGCGGCTGTCACCATGGTGACCACCTCGACATATTACAGCACATCAGCTCCCAAAGCTGAGCTCCTTATTAAGATGAAGGACATGCAGGAGCAGGAGCCGGAGGAGGAAGACTCAGAGGACGAACTGGACATTGATCTGGCCAACAAGAAG CAAGAGCTGATCGACAGCCTTAGCAAGAAGCTTCAGGTGCTGCGAGAAGCCCGGGAGAGTCTTCAGGAGGACGTCCTCGACAACAACGCCCTGGGAGACGAGGTGGAGGCTCGAGTCCAGCAGGTCTGCAAACCCAACGAGCTGGACAAGTTCAGGATGTTTGTCGGGGACCTGGACAAGGTGGTGAGCCTGCTGCTGTCCCTGTCGGGCCGTCTGGCCAGAGTGGAAAACGCCCTCAACAGCCTGGAGGAGGACGCTTCTGCGGACGAGAGG CGGACGttggtggagaagaggaagctgctgaTTCGACAGCATGAGGATGCCaaggagctgaaggagaacCTGGACCGCCGGGAACGCGTGGTGTATGAGATCCTGGGCAACTACCTGCAGGAGGACAGCCTTACAGACTATGAGCACTTTGTCAAGATGAAGTCCGCGCTCATCATCGAGCAGCGCAAGCTGGAGGACAAAATCAAACTGGGCGAGGAGCAGCTCAAGTGTCTGATGGACAGCCTGCCGATAGAGCAGCGGCTGGCCTTCTGA
- the shroom2a gene encoding protein Shroom2 isoform X3 produces MDTEGYKNDPHYTGAESLWHVVQKSGDLEPRSRDGEGWKLVDVFLSGGAPWGFTLRGGLEHREPLLITKVEEGSKAAAVSLQVGDELVNINEIPLSGYRQEAICLVKGSHKTLSLVVKRKNHFKGRNEPISRPHSWHSTKFNESQSETAKTQSPPTPVWHTRYDASSSSTDLSSGWEQTNLRRVSDQFSSLGSMDSLEHVSHQYPAGQLSPAKSNNSMEHLGGGKRDSAYSSFSTSSGTPDYTLSKSNAASTENMLYKFSQWDAGGKPNNGRNSQSMTEGVKQDDRVTYFQIPEASTGCEGPQTEDLAGSRHSTSSRTSCGPVWHVPEKKKTTSPSPPPPPPPARSDSFAATKVHERGLVVAHPEGPESRVSCKVPLLPASTENWRSHNLSPKNDSDSFYPSSDKSNHNQFNSNKQFSLSSSDVRQGQPYHQRHHSDKSTSYSQPWATSVPKPQNVGGYYCSMQELPTNGSVQHFGQNQRRNLSTSQSTTTTDQNTDSSGHSRYYCVTTCQPMQPNPQPLSGKSEDRKSVTGVDLAQTRNEQNSLSPQIVTKVKYNMPQQQQHSTHIKDSNGYSKHQVSTVLETSVPKSSSDDRGSQRGHNTHNAEAQFMSYPSSRQSEQRRSLPLQHRELPQDIKHHSQVSNKISPQATPMLHSLSMDAAGQEARGSNSEESLESKQARRSDRFATTLRNEIQMRKAKLQKSKSAATLPGTEGETEDGQDIWKPTENTTPTSADGSFTNTYKVNLKEAQARVLKATSFRRKDLEPVLLEHPAAEALPNYPSSVLTRKDVTPLPTVSESGMSKPGPAGGQVTRIGGRKRFPAEKKVRSFSEPDKIHEVGVKEDLPQNENASSSLDQQTLFKESGKATVPSHSPPESYTENPTETKTRGFATTSETEDAKKGIRNREYPEEVQGGPYSAHKLSILGQQRLGTFAEYEAKWNIQKKNPETRVSGRYRSADNILDPGPEERTKTTCFHERSRSSPSADIYGQKIQAPARKSETEYSQTESEPVEQLNVAPAFSDRGPGDCKVREKPVEFEHYSVPPPPPMTATNPDSRHRAAPATMNHRPTSVSHSLRESALPQPEDHSHTEPPSGPRRKPSALEKPPPPRCPEVNSHESFTGSQSEIFTHCSPNTDPNSAFVPTHSAKESEQGKGLVDKGQGAVHHLSTSNPQPASSPPASSHRPSRLATMEGQRSPSPQFSPQRLSDKPPASLQDEDSHRMDQVIENQTSAVKKVPIRIVHSEGVTEKENCPFLQHSDSPAVEPEGPGVTRLGTLGAAGQDSVFCAFTRQREPDGTPVAQIDPKPQRDPYMSTVRDPTEPTDEPGSNRATVTTGLSEDQKREELARDIMGKDKSLADILDQSKMKTTMDLMEGIFPQGEQLLGGAHQRRKVSPKQTVTRPAEEREKEDSMAAAVTMVTTSTYYSTSAPKAELLIKMKDMQEQEPEEEDSEDELDIDLANKKQELIDSLSKKLQVLREARESLQEDVLDNNALGDEVEARVQQVCKPNELDKFRMFVGDLDKVVSLLLSLSGRLARVENALNSLEEDASADERRTLVEKRKLLIRQHEDAKELKENLDRRERVVYEILGNYLQEDSLTDYEHFVKMKSALIIEQRKLEDKIKLGEEQLKCLMDSLPIEQRLAF; encoded by the exons ATGGACACTGAGGGATATAAAAATGACCCACACTATACTGGGGCAGAGAGCCTTTGGCATGTGGTGCAGAAATCCGGAGATCTGGAGCCAAGGAGCAGGGATGGTGAGGGCTGGAAGCTGGTGGATGTATTTCTTTCAGGAGGAGCACCGTGGGGATTCACTCTGAGAGGAGGACTGGAGCATCGAGAACCTCTGCTCATAACCAAG GTTGAGGAAGGCAGCAAGGCAGCAGCTGTGAGTCTCCAGGTGGGAGACGAGCTTGTCAACATCAACGAGATTCCCCTGAGTGGCTACAGACAGGAGGCGATCTGCCTCGTGAAAGGCTCCCACAAGACCCTCAGTCTGGTGGTGAAAAG AAAGAATCACTTTAAAGG GCGGAATGAACCCATAAGCAGGCCTCACTCCTGGCACTCCACCAAGTTCAACGAAAGCCAATCAGAGACTGCCAAAACACAGTCTCCACCCACGCCAGTCTGGCACACCAGATATGATGCAAG CTCATCCTCGACTGATCTGTCCTCCGGCTGGGAGCAGACAAACCTGCGCAGAGTGTCCGACCAGTTCAGCTCTCTGGGCAGTATGGACAGTCTAGAACATGTCTCACACCAATATCCTGCTGGTCAGCTGTCACCTGCCAAGTCCAACAACAGCATGGAGCACCTTGGAGGAGGCAAACGAGACTCAGCCTACAGCTCCTTCTCCACTAGCTCTGGGACACCAGACTATACCCTCTCAAAGAGCAATGCTGCCTCGACAGAGAACATGCTCTACAAGTTCAGTCAGTGGGATGCAGGAGGAAAGCCAAACAATGGCAGAAACAGCCAGAGCATGACTGAGGGAGTCAAACAGGATGATAGGGTGACGTACTTTCAGATCCCAGAAGCTAGCACAGGCTGTGAGGGTCCGCAGACTGAGGACTTGGCTGGGTCCCGTCATTCCACTTCAAGTAGAACCAGCTGTGGACCTGTTTGGCATGTccctgaaaaaaagaagaccacttccccctctcctccccctccccctccacctgcaCGCAGTGACAGTTTTGCTGCAACTAAGGTACATGAAAGGGGTCTCGTTGTAGCTCACCCCGAAGGACCTGAATCGCGTGTCTCCTGCAAGGTTCCACTGCTTCCTGCTTCCACTGAAAATTGGCGCAGCCACAACCTTTCCCCgaaaaatgacagtgacagtttttACCCTTCATCTGATAAATCGAATCATAATCAGTTCAACTCAAACAAGCAGTTCTCATTGTCCAGTAGTGATGTTCGGCAAGGTCAGCCGTACCATCAGCGACACCATAGTGACAAAAGCACTTCTTATTCTCAGCCCTGGGCTACATCTGTACCAAAGCCACAGAACGTAGGTGGCTACTATTGTAGCATGCAGGAACTGCCTACTAACGGTTCTGTGCAACACTTTGGTCAGAACCAGAGAAGGAATTTAAGCACCTCCCAGTCTACAACAACCACCgaccaaaacactgacagcagtggaCATAGTCGATACTACTGTGTCACAACATGCCAGCCCATGCAGCCTAACCCCCAGCCCTTGTCAGGAAAatcagaggacaggaagagtGTCACAGGCGTCGACCTGGCACAGACCCGAAATGAGCAGAACTCTCTTAGCCCACAGATTGTCACCAAGGTGAAGTATAATATGCcccaacagcagcaacactccACGCACATTAAAGACAGTAATGGATACAGCAAGCACCAAGTTAGTACTGTACTCGAAACCTCTGTACCTAAATCCAGCTCTGATGATCGTGGAAGCCAGAGaggacacaacacacacaatgcagaaGCTCAGTTCATGAGTTATCCCTCTAGCAGACAGTCCGAGCAGAGGCGGTCTCTGCCTCTACAACACAGAGAATTACCCCAGGACATCAAACATCACAGCCAAGTGAGCAACAAGATCTCCCCCCAGGCCACCCCAATGCTTCACTCATTATCTATGGATGCTGCAGGCCAAGAGGCAAGAGGCTCAAACTCTGAGGAGTCCCTTGAAAGCAAGCAGGCGAGGCGCAGTGACCGTTTTGCCACCACATTAAGGAATGAAATCCAAATGAGAAAGGCCAAGCTGCAGAAAAGTAAGAGTGCTGCTACCCTTCCTGGTactgagggagagacagaggatggTCAGGATATCTGGAAGCCCACTGAAAACACCACGCCGACCTCTGCTGATGGCTCCTTCACCAACACCTACAAGGTTAATCTGAAGGAAGCACAAGCAAGGGTGCTTAAGGCTACGTCTTTCAGGAGAAAAGACCTGGAGCCGGTTTTACTAGAACACCCTGCAGCTGAGGCCTTACCTAACTACCCGTCCTCAGTACTGACCCGTAAAGATGTCACCCCTCTGCCAACTGTCTCGGAGTCTGGAATGAGTAAACCAGGGCCTGCCGGTGGGCAGGTAACTCGCATTGGTGGTCGAAAGCGCTTTCCTGCGGAAAAGAAGGTAAGGTCTTTCTCTGAACCAGACAAAATCCATGAAGTTGGGGTGAAGGAAGATCTCCCTCAGAATGAAAATGCAAGCTCCTCACTAGACCAACAGACGCTGTTTAAGGAAAGTGGGAAAGCAACTGTCCCCAGTCACAGTCCTCCTGAGAGCTATACCGAGAACCCCACAGAGACCAAGACCAGAGGTTTTGCAACAACCAGTGAAACGGAGGACGCAAAGAAAGGCATCAGGAACAGAGAATACCCTGAAGAGGTCCAGGGAGGTCCTTACTCTGCACACAAGCTGTCCATCCTAGGCCAACAAAGACTGGGAACCTTTGCTGAGTATGAGGCAAAGTGgaatatacagaaaaaaaacccagaaacgAGAGTCTCCGGGCGGTACCGCTCAGCTGACAACATCCTGGATCCGGGACCAGAGGAGAGAACTAAAACCACCTGTTTCCACGAGAGATCCAGATCATCCCCTTCAGCAGACATCTatggacag AAGATTCAAGCTCCTGCAAGAAAGTCTGAGACAGAATATTCCCAGACGGAGAGTGAACCTGTTGAACAGCTCAACGTTGCACCAGC GTTCTCTGACAGAGGGCCTGGTGACTGTAAAGTGAGAGAAAAGCCTGTGGAGTTTGAACATTACTCAGTGCCACCCCCTCCGCCCATGACAGCAACCAACcctgacagcagacacagagctgccCCTGCCACCATGAACCACAGACCCACATCTGTCTCTCACAGCCTCAGAGAGTCTGCCCTCCCTCAGCCCGAGGACCACAGCCACACCGAGCCTCCGTCTGGGCCCAGGAGGAAGCCCTCTGCGCTGGAGAAGCCTCCCCCACCCAGATGCCCAGAGGTCAACTCCCACGAGTCCTTCACGGGTTCCCAGAGCGAAATCTTCACCCACTGCTCTCCTAACACTGACCCTAACTCCGCCTTTGTCCCCACCCACTCTGCAAAGGAATCTGAGCAGGGCAAAGGACTTGTGGACAAAGGACAAGGGGCAGTACATCATCTGTCAACATCCAATCCTCAGCCTGCCTCCTCTCCcccggcttcctcccacagaccttCAAGGCTGGCCACTATGGAGGGACAGCGCTCGCCATCGCCACAGTTTTCCCCACAGAGACTCAGTGACAAGCCGCCGGCCTCTCTACAGGATGAAGACTCACACAG GATGGATCAAGTGATAGAAAACCAAACTTCTGCAGTGAAGAAAGTGCCCATCAGGATTGTCCACTCAGAGGGAGTCACGGAGAAGGAGAATTGTCCGTTTTTGCAGCACAGCGACTCCCCTGCTGTTGAGCCCGAGGGTCCCGGCGTAACCAGGCTCGGCACTCTGGGAGCTGCAGGGCAGGACTCGGTCTTCTGTGCCTTTACTCGCCAGAGGGAGCCCGACGGTACGCCGGTCGCTCAGATAGACCCAAAGCCCCAGAGAGACCCCTACATGAGCACTGTTAGAGATCCCACAGAGCCCACAGATGAGCCCGGCAGCAACAGGGCGACGGTAACCACAGGACTGTCTGAGGatcagaagagagaggagctggcCAGGGACATCATGGGGAAGGACAAATCGCTAGCTGATATTCTGGACCAGAGCAAGATGAAGACCACCATGGACTTGATGGAGGGTATCTTCCCTCAGGGGGAGCAGCTGCTGGGAGGAGCTCACCAGCGCAGGAAGGTGTCCCCGAAACAGACAGTGACCCGGCCCGCTGAGGAAAG ggaaaaggaggacagTATGGCGGCGGCTGTCACCATGGTGACCACCTCGACATATTACAGCACATCAGCTCCCAAAGCTGAGCTCCTTATTAAGATGAAGGACATGCAGGAGCAGGAGCCGGAGGAGGAAGACTCAGAGGACGAACTGGACATTGATCTGGCCAACAAGAAG CAAGAGCTGATCGACAGCCTTAGCAAGAAGCTTCAGGTGCTGCGAGAAGCCCGGGAGAGTCTTCAGGAGGACGTCCTCGACAACAACGCCCTGGGAGACGAGGTGGAGGCTCGAGTCCAGCAGGTCTGCAAACCCAACGAGCTGGACAAGTTCAGGATGTTTGTCGGGGACCTGGACAAGGTGGTGAGCCTGCTGCTGTCCCTGTCGGGCCGTCTGGCCAGAGTGGAAAACGCCCTCAACAGCCTGGAGGAGGACGCTTCTGCGGACGAGAGG CGGACGttggtggagaagaggaagctgctgaTTCGACAGCATGAGGATGCCaaggagctgaaggagaacCTGGACCGCCGGGAACGCGTGGTGTATGAGATCCTGGGCAACTACCTGCAGGAGGACAGCCTTACAGACTATGAGCACTTTGTCAAGATGAAGTCCGCGCTCATCATCGAGCAGCGCAAGCTGGAGGACAAAATCAAACTGGGCGAGGAGCAGCTCAAGTGTCTGATGGACAGCCTGCCGATAGAGCAGCGGCTGGCCTTCTGA